The Pedosphaera parvula Ellin514 nucleotide sequence CGCTCCGGGATAACCTTGCAAATATTCCTGGAACCAAAGCAACGCTTCCAAATCCAGATGGTTCGTCGGTTCGTCCAGCATCAATAAATCCGGTTCCTGCACGAGCAATCGCGCCAGATGCGCGCGCATGACCCAGCCTCCGCTCATCTCACGGGCGGGACGATTAAAATCTTTTTCCCGGAAACTTAACCCGGACAAAATTTGCTTGGCTTTGGATTCCAACTGGTAACCGCCCAATTCATCAAACCGCGCGTGCGCATCGTCGTGATGTTCCACTTCCGTCGGATGGTCCGAATCCCACGCTTTGATGAGCTTCTGCAACTTCACAATCTCCGGAGTAATTGCCGTGGCCAACTCAAGCACGGTTTCGTCGCCTGCGGGTGCGCTCTCCTGCGGAAGAAAGCCAACCGTCACGTTTCTTTGAAACGTAATCTGCCCGTCGTCGGGCGATTCGGTTTGCAAAATCAGAGAGAAGAGCGTGGACTTCCCTGCTCCGTTTGGACCGACCAAACCAATTCTATCTTCACGGTTTACCTGCAGCGTCACGTCTTCAAATAACGTGCGTCCGCCGAAGGACTTGCTAATCTGCGAAATAGTCAACATGCAAAGCCCATAAGTTTGCGCGGTCTGGCTTCCGAATCAAGCGGCTTTATTAATTAAAACACTCGTAAATCAATGAATTTTGAACTTTGTTCCTGTCAATCCTCCATTAATCCCTGCCGGACATGAGTCCGAAGGCGACTGCTCACGAGGTCTTTATCACTGGGGCACTGGCTATTTGGGGAGGTTTCTGATCCCGGAATTACTGACTAACGACATGAGTTAAGGTCATTAATACAAGGAAGTTCTGAAAAGAAGCTGGCAACCGGGTAGCCACTATCTCGTCCAAACCACCGTTCGACCAAGCATTGATATCCCGATAAATCCCCGCACTTCCAAATGCTTGTCATCGCTAAGCGTCATCTTGCATTTGTAGGTCTTGCCTGATTCCGGATCGTAAATTGTTCCATTTACCCACTTGTTCTTTCCTGAATAGGCAAATCCATTCATGAATTGCATGCCCACAATGGGCCGTCCACGCAACTTTGGATCTGGATTACCGCGATCATTCTTTGGCTTGCCAGCCATTCCTTCCACGTCGCCCGCTGGCCAATTTGGCTCCTTCAGGCTTAGAATTTTGGCGTAATACTTGTCCTTCTCCTTGAAGATTTCCACCTGACTTTTGTCATCTGTCGTATGCCAGATGCCGAGAATCCTATCGCCTGCCTCCGCCGCCTTGGTGGAAAATCCCGACAGCATCAAACCAAGCAACACTAAAAAAAGGATCCGCTTCATAACACTTCTCTTTCGGAACTCTAGTATGGAGCCCACAAAAGAACAACCCTCCTAAAAATGAAAGGGCAACCCATAAGGTTGCCCTTTGCTCAAATGCCTCGACCAAACTTAATTCGCTGCGATCAATTCCCGTGCGGGAATGTCCCGTTTATTTACCAGGTTCACGAACCGTTCTGCACGTTCCTTCACCACGGGATTCAGTTTGCTAACATCGAATCCTTTTTTTGCGTAATATCCGAATCTGGTATTCCACATCACATACATGTCGAAATCCTGTGGTTCACGCCCGGTCTTCTCCTTAAAATATTTTGCCAGGTAATCCCAATGCTGGCGCACCACCCGGCGCGCCACTGCCGGGTTCACATATTCTGTTGAAGATGAATAATTCTTCCAAACCTGGGGATGAATCTGATAACGACTGACTTCCCCAATGCTGCCAACCAGGTAATCGTTGTTCCCCGTCTCGATCATTCCCAACGCATAAAAACGTTTCCCATCCAGGGGGGCTGCCGTGGAGACGATGGGTTTCGCGGGGGTGACGGTGTCCGAAGCCTTGGCAGGTAAAGAAATGCACAAAACGCCGGCCAAAAGGCAACCATTCAAAAATGTACGTGCGAAGTACAAACCCTTTAACTGTTCTTTCTTATACATATTTCGCCTTTTTCTTTCCTTTACCCCTGCCCTTGAAGGAGTTATGACATCTGAGTTTCTTGTCAAACGACCGCATGGCTTGCTGAATTCTGACCCCAAGGCCAAAGGCAGGTCTGCTGATTGGTGCTTCGTAATGGTTACTGGTGCACTTTGCATACGTGTAAATCATCGCAGCTTAATAAAATAGTGCAAACAGAGCGAATACGGATTTATGTACGGAGTTGTACGGAGGGCTCCGCAGATTAGCTGTAGCTGGAAACCACGCGTAAAATCGCGTTCGGCCTCTCAACTTCAGATTTCACTATGGGGAGCATGGCCCCGCTGCGGGTAACAAACAATCGTCGGGGACCAGTACGGTTCGAAATCGTGCGATACATCCCAAAACTGATGGCGCGAGGAACGGCGTGGCGTTCATGATTTTCACGCCGGCAATTCGACTGCCCGGCTCCAGTCTCGACACTTTTCGCATCGTATTTCACAGCATTTTCGACGCACCTGATTCAGCTTTATTCAACCCTTCATTCTGAACCAGTTTTCTCTTTCACTGAACCCGTCTTAGCTGCCCCGGCGTTATCAGCCATTCCAAGGTGGCGCATTGGCCATACTTCAGAACATCCACCGACAACTTGCATAAACCCGCTTTTTTCAACGTGATCGCAATGCTTGAGTCCCCGGAAATTAGCAGCGACACCAATTGGCTTAAATAGGGTTCATGCCCCACCAGCAAAATCTTTTTACTTTTCCCATGTTGCAGCTTTATTTCCTCGATTAATTCCTTCGCATTTCCGTCTGGCACCAGATTCTGAGAAAATTCCAGCTTCTTTGGCAGGTGAAAACTTTCCGCTACAATTTCTGCTGTCCTCCTTGCCCGAACAAACGGACTTGAAAGAATCAGATCAAACGAGAGGTCGAGTGCTTTCATTCCCTTGGTCACCCGCCACATCTTCTTTTCTCCTTGGCAGTGAGCGGACGCTCGCTGTCGTTGCGAACAGGATGCAAGGTCCTGTCCTCCGCAATCGCATGACGCAGAATGAATAACTCCATCCAATTTCCTTTCTTCTCGGTGTTACTCCCAACCTCTTATTTATTATCCGCTTCGAAACGGAAGACGTCAATGTTGGTTACCGAATGAAATGAAGTTGAAGCCACTCAGCTAAATCCGCTGCTGTGCTGTGCAGCTCTCATTGCACCTTGATACGATAAAAGCGCTGCGCCACGTCAGGTGCCGCCATATCGGTATATTCAACAACGCCGGTTACATTCGTCAATGATACCAATGGCTGCCACGGCTGAAACAGATCCGAACTCGCCTGCACTTCATAAATCTGTCCAGCTTCACCAGTGATTACCAACTTCCTGCCTTCAATCGATAAAAATGGAATGCCTACTTGAGCAGCTAAAGCGTTTGAAAGCGCTTCGTCTGGTTTGTTTGCTGTGAGGAGGATCTTCTTGTTTTTGTTGGCAGGATTCATGCCTGGCAACGAATAGTTCTCCAACTGGTTAAGAGTCAAAATCTCGTTCGGGGCCAATGCCCGGCCATAAAACCGAACGTCTCTGATATAGCCTTCAAAGTTTTTCGAAGGAACGTTGTTCCAATTCGGACTCTTACCGATCGCGGTCGGCCCCTTCTTACCTTCGTAAGCAATGCTCTTTCGCGCACAAAGCAACTGTCCGTCCACCCAAATCTCCTGATTCCCGTCATTGTATTGA carries:
- a CDS encoding LamG domain-containing protein, yielding MRSYKIFFGLLLFVCKLALPCHAEDGSLDQGLLAYLPLKQDLLNHSVAKLKIKRHGTVELRDGAAYFDGKESWLDIPHIDLSGRPFAVSMWIKITGSKPMYGLVAQRGDNTPNQWLHLMLRGGRQPYLGFLVNDAISPRDIALNTWAHLVFQYNDGNQEIWVDGQLLCARKSIAYEGKKGPTAIGKSPNWNNVPSKNFEGYIRDVRFYGRALAPNEILTLNQLENYSLPGMNPANKNKKILLTANKPDEALSNALAAQVGIPFLSIEGRKLVITGEAGQIYEVQASSDLFQPWQPLVSLTNVTGVVEYTDMAAPDVAQRFYRIKVQ
- a CDS encoding SixA phosphatase family protein, producing the protein MWRVTKGMKALDLSFDLILSSPFVRARRTAEIVAESFHLPKKLEFSQNLVPDGNAKELIEEIKLQHGKSKKILLVGHEPYLSQLVSLLISGDSSIAITLKKAGLCKLSVDVLKYGQCATLEWLITPGQLRRVQ
- a CDS encoding DUF2147 domain-containing protein; this encodes MKRILFLVLLGLMLSGFSTKAAEAGDRILGIWHTTDDKSQVEIFKEKDKYYAKILSLKEPNWPAGDVEGMAGKPKNDRGNPDPKLRGRPIVGMQFMNGFAYSGKNKWVNGTIYDPESGKTYKCKMTLSDDKHLEVRGFIGISMLGRTVVWTR